Proteins from a single region of Gemmatimonadaceae bacterium:
- the rpsS gene encoding 30S ribosomal protein S19, with translation MGRSVKKGPFVQEALTKKVDALNSRNEKRVIKTWSRASTVLPEFVGHTFAVHNGNKFIPVYVTENMVGHKLG, from the coding sequence ATGGGACGTAGCGTAAAGAAGGGTCCATTCGTTCAAGAGGCGCTGACCAAAAAGGTCGACGCGCTCAATTCCAGGAACGAGAAGCGCGTGATCAAGACCTGGTCGCGGGCGAGCACCGTGCTGCCGGAGTTCGTCGGCCACACGTTCGCCGTGCACAACGGGAACAAGTTCATCCCGGTGTACGTGACCGAGAACATGGTCGGCCACAAGCTCGG
- the rplB gene encoding 50S ribosomal protein L2, whose product MPIRQFKPVTKGTRFRSVSDFSELSSVEPEKSLLEPLKKSGGRDNHGHIAMRRRGGGHKRQYRIIDFKRNKHGMPGTISTIEYDPNRSARIALVTYSDGEKRYILHPKGLAVGDTIMSGPGADIRTGNTLPLSEMPLGTAVHNIELKIGKGGQLCRSAGMSAQVVAKEGEYVTLRMPSTEMRLVHARCLATIGVVGNEEHELVSWGKAGKTRWKGRRPKVRGEVMNPVDHPHGGRTRGGRNVVSPWGKKEGVKTRNKKKSSQRLIVRGRKRGKATQ is encoded by the coding sequence ATGCCAATTCGTCAATTCAAGCCGGTCACGAAAGGCACGCGATTCCGCTCGGTGTCGGATTTCTCCGAGCTGAGCTCCGTCGAGCCGGAAAAGTCGCTGCTCGAGCCGCTCAAGAAGAGCGGTGGGCGCGACAACCACGGCCACATCGCGATGCGTCGCCGCGGCGGCGGGCACAAGCGCCAGTACCGCATCATCGATTTCAAGCGCAACAAGCACGGCATGCCGGGGACGATCTCGACGATCGAGTACGATCCGAACCGGTCGGCGCGCATCGCGCTCGTCACGTACAGCGACGGCGAGAAACGCTACATCCTGCACCCGAAAGGGCTGGCCGTCGGCGACACGATCATGTCGGGGCCGGGCGCGGACATCCGCACCGGCAATACGCTGCCGCTCTCCGAGATGCCGCTCGGCACCGCGGTGCACAACATCGAGCTGAAGATCGGCAAGGGCGGACAGCTCTGCCGGTCGGCGGGGATGTCGGCGCAGGTGGTCGCGAAGGAAGGCGAGTACGTCACGCTGCGCATGCCGTCGACGGAAATGCGGCTCGTGCACGCGCGCTGCCTGGCGACGATCGGCGTCGTCGGCAACGAAGAGCACGAGCTCGTGTCGTGGGGCAAGGCGGGCAAGACGCGGTGGAAGGGACGCCGTCCGAAAGTCCGCGGCGAAGTCATGAACCCGGTGGATCACCCGCACGGCGGCCGCACACGCGGCGGCCGCAACGTCGTGAGCCCCTGGGGCAAGAAGGAAGGCGTCAAGACGCGCAACAAGAAGAAATCGTCGCAGCGCCTCATCGTCCGCGGCCGCAAGCGCGGCAAAGCGACTCAATAA
- a CDS encoding 50S ribosomal protein L23, whose amino-acid sequence MPTVHRTIVRPLITEKTSAAYQNRGEYAFEVHREATKTQIRAAIEELFGVKVTNIWTMNVRGKEKRVGATRNVGRRPNWKKAIVTLREGDKIEPFFEA is encoded by the coding sequence ATGCCCACCGTCCATCGCACCATCGTGCGGCCGCTGATCACCGAGAAGACGTCGGCGGCCTATCAGAATCGCGGCGAATATGCGTTCGAGGTGCACCGCGAAGCCACCAAGACGCAAATCCGCGCGGCCATCGAAGAGCTGTTCGGCGTGAAGGTCACGAACATCTGGACGATGAACGTGCGCGGCAAAGAGAAGCGCGTAGGCGCGACCCGCAACGTGGGCCGACGCCCGAACTGGAAGAAGGCGATCGTGACGCTCCGCGAGGGCGACAAGATCGAGCCCTTCTTCGAAGCCTGA
- the rplD gene encoding 50S ribosomal protein L4, with amino-acid sequence MADTTTETSFRANAYSARGTARDSIALPGELFDGTVNMPVMHQAVKAFLANQRQGNAATKIRKYVVGGNQKPWKQKGTGRARQGSTRAPHWVGGGTVFGPIPRSYAQYVPRQVRALARKSALNARARENAIFIIDRFEYDSPKTSRLKALIDKLGVGEQKALILTNGSKPNVFLSGRNLPMVHVMPYADVSTYHLLWSDVVLIESDAIGHPLTPLAERDAADAKHSAPSRATKSKSPAKKTAKAAPRAKAAAKKSPAKGGAAKKSAAARSKPRTSKKKGK; translated from the coding sequence ATGGCTGATACCACGACCGAAACCTCATTCCGGGCCAACGCCTACAGCGCCCGCGGCACGGCGCGCGATTCGATCGCGCTCCCCGGCGAGCTGTTCGACGGCACCGTGAACATGCCGGTGATGCACCAGGCGGTGAAGGCGTTTCTCGCCAACCAGCGCCAGGGCAACGCGGCGACGAAGATCCGCAAGTACGTCGTCGGCGGAAACCAGAAGCCCTGGAAGCAGAAGGGCACAGGCCGCGCGCGCCAAGGCTCGACCCGCGCCCCGCACTGGGTCGGCGGCGGCACGGTCTTCGGGCCGATTCCGCGCAGCTACGCGCAGTACGTGCCGCGCCAAGTGCGCGCGCTCGCCCGCAAGAGCGCCCTCAACGCCCGCGCGCGCGAGAACGCCATCTTCATCATCGACCGCTTCGAGTACGATTCGCCGAAGACGTCGCGCCTCAAGGCGCTCATCGACAAGCTCGGCGTCGGTGAGCAGAAGGCGCTGATCCTGACGAATGGCTCGAAGCCGAACGTGTTCCTCAGCGGACGCAATCTGCCGATGGTGCACGTGATGCCCTACGCCGACGTCTCGACGTACCACCTGCTCTGGTCCGACGTGGTGTTGATCGAGTCGGACGCGATCGGCCATCCGCTCACCCCGCTCGCCGAGCGTGACGCCGCGGACGCCAAGCACTCGGCGCCGTCGCGGGCGACGAAGTCGAAATCCCCGGCGAAGAAGACGGCGAAAGCCGCGCCGAGGGCGAAGGCCGCCGCGAAGAAGTCTCCCGCCAAGGGAGGGGCCGCGAAGAAGTCGGCGGCCGCGCGCTCGAAGCCGCGCACCTCAAAGAAGAAGGGGAAGTAA
- the rplC gene encoding 50S ribosomal protein L3, producing the protein MIGIVGKKLGMTQIFNEAGQQIPVTVIEAPPNPVVAVTDPAKAGYSSVQLGLGASRLRRASKRGEGAPKGHRATLAAVGHAKKAGLEAPPRVLRSVRLDEPGNAKAEIPSYTVGDTIKVDVFAVGDTVKVTGTSRGHGFQGIVKRHGAGGGPNTHGNTKHRRPGSVGPGTDPSRVIKGKRMPGHYGDERHTQTHLRVEKIDAERNLIYVRGSVAGKPGGVVVVRKLS; encoded by the coding sequence ATGATTGGCATCGTAGGCAAAAAGCTGGGCATGACCCAGATCTTCAACGAGGCGGGGCAGCAGATCCCGGTGACGGTGATCGAGGCGCCGCCGAATCCGGTCGTCGCGGTCACGGACCCGGCGAAGGCCGGGTACTCGTCCGTGCAGCTCGGCCTGGGCGCGTCGCGCCTGCGTCGCGCGTCGAAGCGAGGCGAGGGCGCGCCGAAGGGACATCGGGCGACGCTCGCTGCCGTCGGCCACGCCAAGAAGGCGGGGCTCGAGGCGCCGCCGCGCGTGCTGCGCTCCGTGCGGCTCGATGAGCCGGGGAACGCCAAGGCGGAAATCCCATCGTACACCGTCGGCGACACGATCAAGGTCGACGTGTTCGCGGTCGGCGACACGGTGAAGGTCACCGGAACGTCGAGGGGACACGGCTTCCAGGGCATCGTGAAGCGCCACGGCGCCGGCGGTGGTCCGAACACGCACGGCAACACGAAGCACCGCCGTCCCGGATCGGTCGGACCCGGCACGGATCCGTCGCGCGTCATCAAGGGCAAACGGATGCCGGGCCACTACGGCGACGAGCGCCACACTCAGACGCACCTTCGCGTCGAGAAGATCGATGCCGAGCGCAACCTGATCTACGTCCGCGGGTCCGTCGCCGGAAAGCCCGGCGGTGTCGTGGTCGTGCGCAAGCTGAGCTAG
- the rpsJ gene encoding 30S ribosomal protein S10 — MMAGRIRIRLKAFDHAVIDQASADIVRTAEKTGAQVSGPIPLPTKTQRWTVLRSPHVDKKSREQFELKTHKRVIDILDSRAQTVDALTKLDLPAGVDVEIKVE, encoded by the coding sequence ATTATGGCTGGCCGTATCCGAATTCGTCTAAAAGCCTTCGACCACGCCGTCATCGATCAGGCGTCGGCGGACATCGTGCGGACGGCGGAGAAGACGGGCGCGCAGGTGTCGGGCCCGATTCCGCTTCCGACCAAGACGCAGCGGTGGACGGTCCTCCGTTCGCCGCACGTCGACAAGAAGTCGCGCGAACAGTTCGAGCTCAAGACGCACAAGCGCGTGATCGACATCCTCGATTCGCGCGCCCAGACGGTGGACGCGTTGACGAAGCTGGATCTGCCGGCCGGCGTCGATGTCGAAATCAAGGTGGAGTAG